In a single window of the Nicotiana tomentosiformis chromosome 8, ASM39032v3, whole genome shotgun sequence genome:
- the LOC104121482 gene encoding uncharacterized protein, translating into MSSITTMATGGSSSVFLSVPTPPSQKLPVLLHKQLSFTNNKYWSTLCLSHGNCLLESYPFLCSSSTSSTPLVTEEEKQDDEVKENGSTDNVLESTSVLPPGACQACGREEIERGCNGEGRIQGGIATVPGFGWWPIKAYRPCPAFVASGGRYRRFGQSMDEVVSGSGRGGRVSSAGPDAEVQSSKKKNGSSRSTS; encoded by the exons ATGAGCTCCATCACCACCATGGCCACCGGCGGGAGCAGCTCCGTTTTTCTCTCTGTACCAACGCCACCATCACAAAAATTACCAGTTTTATTACACAAACAACTTTCTTTTACAAACAACAAGTACTGGTCTACATTGTGTTTAAGTCATGGGAATTGTTTGTTAGAGTCTTATCCTTTTCTATGTTCTTCTTCCACATCTTCAACTCCTCTTGTtacagaagaagaaaaacaagacgACGAAGTGAAAGAAAATGGGTCTACTGATAATGTTCTGGAATCTACTTCAGTTTTACCTCCCGG GGCATGTCAGGCCTGTGGGAGAGAGGAGATTGAAAGAGGCTGTAATGGCGAGGGACGGATACAAGGAGGGATTGCAACAGTTCCAGGTTTTGGTTGGTGGCCGATAAAGGCTTACAGGCCTTGCCCTGCTTTTGTTGCTTCGGGTGGTAGGTACAGAAGGTTTGGGCAAAGCATGGATGAAGTTGTCTCTGGCTCTGGGAGAGGAGGCAGAGTTAGTTCCGCCGGTCCTGATGCTGAGGTTCAATCAAG CAAGAAAAAGAACGGATCAAGCAGATCGACGAGCTAA